One Kribbella sp. NBC_00662 genomic region harbors:
- a CDS encoding cytochrome P450, with product MSSELPTASPLDAGRAVRDVFLPLVAQGAILRRPQVGTFAERIHADERALRLVRRFRRRYGDGPLLFRFPGRTIGLVLAADDVRRLLAETPEPFAAATAEKAGALRHFQPHAVLVTDPPLRAARRELNEHALGSHEPVHKHGHRMLEVVRDELDVLNGTLGWDEFREVWSRVVRRIVLGDSACDDTDLTADLDQLRADANWAEFHPRRDEVRERFLDVIAAYVAKAEPGSLVSALQHDNALDPAGQVPHWLFAFDAAGIALWRLFAVLAAHPEELEPIVTEAHHPDASPLLAQAGAAVQESLRLWPTTLVVLRESRSATVWRDRIAPEGTEFAIVSSVFHRDDEALDFANRFEPEIWLDGRADGPWPIIPFSAGPAECPGRNVVLLATSTAVSHVAAQYDLDVDPVTRAKLTGPMPTTFNHATIRLGFWRHARPS from the coding sequence ATGTCATCTGAGTTGCCGACTGCTTCGCCGCTCGATGCCGGGCGGGCCGTGCGGGATGTCTTCCTGCCGTTGGTTGCGCAGGGGGCCATCCTTCGGCGGCCTCAGGTCGGGACGTTCGCGGAGCGGATTCATGCCGATGAGCGTGCGCTGCGGCTGGTGCGCAGGTTCCGCCGGCGGTACGGCGACGGTCCGCTCCTGTTCCGGTTCCCTGGTCGGACGATCGGGCTCGTGCTGGCTGCGGACGACGTGCGTCGCTTGCTCGCGGAGACGCCCGAGCCGTTTGCCGCGGCGACGGCCGAGAAGGCTGGTGCGCTGCGGCACTTCCAGCCGCATGCAGTGCTCGTCACCGATCCGCCGCTGCGCGCTGCCCGGCGCGAGCTGAACGAGCACGCGCTCGGCAGTCACGAGCCGGTCCACAAGCACGGGCACCGCATGCTCGAGGTCGTTCGCGACGAATTGGACGTCCTCAACGGGACTCTCGGCTGGGACGAGTTCCGTGAGGTCTGGTCTCGCGTCGTACGGCGCATCGTCCTGGGCGACTCCGCCTGCGACGACACCGATCTCACCGCCGACCTCGACCAACTCCGGGCCGACGCGAACTGGGCCGAGTTCCACCCGCGCCGGGACGAGGTCCGCGAACGTTTCCTCGATGTCATCGCGGCGTACGTCGCCAAGGCCGAGCCCGGATCGCTGGTCAGCGCGCTCCAACACGACAACGCGCTCGACCCCGCCGGTCAGGTACCGCACTGGTTGTTCGCTTTCGACGCGGCCGGGATCGCGCTCTGGCGGCTGTTCGCCGTACTGGCGGCGCATCCGGAAGAGCTCGAGCCGATCGTCACCGAGGCACATCATCCGGACGCGTCTCCCCTGCTGGCGCAGGCAGGCGCGGCGGTTCAGGAGTCACTGCGCCTCTGGCCGACCACTCTCGTCGTACTGCGTGAATCGCGTAGCGCGACCGTGTGGCGCGACCGCATCGCCCCGGAAGGCACCGAGTTCGCGATCGTCAGCTCGGTCTTCCACCGCGACGACGAGGCTCTCGATTTCGCGAACCGGTTCGAGCCGGAGATCTGGCTGGACGGCCGCGCGGACGGACCGTGGCCGATCATTCCGTTCAGTGCCGGGCCGGCCGAATGCCCCGGCCGCAACGTCGTCCTGCTGGCCACCAGCACCGCGGTCAGCCACGTCGCCGCGCAGTACGACCTCGACGTCGACCCGGTGACCCGCGCGAAACTCACCGGCCCGATGCCGACCACCTTCAACCACGCCACGATCCGCCTGGGCTTCTGGCGGCACGCCCGGCCGTCCTGA
- a CDS encoding TetR/AcrR family transcriptional regulator, which yields MSPRKSVVEAAATRARIIERALTLGAVDGLEGLTIGRLAIDLGMSKAGVIGQFGTKEALQLAVVDEAVERFRSRVPGHALGAHPGIERLSRAFEEWIDYMTEDEDHRGCFLTSVAIEYDDRPGPVRDAILAALSRWSDYVSAELDEAVKLGELPHDTDVPQLVFELGGVALAVQQALLMHHDPTAADRGRRSVHRILNTHAH from the coding sequence ATGAGCCCTCGGAAGTCCGTCGTCGAAGCGGCCGCGACCCGCGCCCGGATCATCGAGCGCGCCCTGACTCTCGGCGCGGTCGACGGGCTCGAGGGGCTCACCATCGGTCGCCTCGCGATCGATCTCGGGATGAGCAAGGCCGGCGTGATCGGGCAGTTCGGCACCAAGGAGGCACTCCAGCTCGCCGTCGTCGACGAGGCTGTGGAGCGCTTCCGGAGCCGGGTGCCCGGCCACGCTCTCGGCGCGCATCCCGGGATCGAGCGGCTGTCGCGCGCCTTCGAGGAGTGGATCGACTACATGACGGAGGACGAGGATCACCGCGGCTGCTTCCTGACCTCGGTCGCCATCGAGTACGACGACCGACCGGGCCCGGTCCGCGACGCGATCCTGGCCGCACTCTCACGTTGGTCGGACTACGTGTCGGCCGAGCTGGACGAGGCAGTAAAGCTGGGCGAACTCCCCCACGACACAGACGTCCCCCAGCTCGTCTTCGAACTGGGCGGGGTCGCGCTGGCGGTGCAGCAAGCCCTCCTCATGCACCACGACCCGACCGCCGCCGACCGGGGCCGCCGCTCGGTCCACCGGATCTTGAACACGCACGCGCACTAG
- a CDS encoding MBL fold metallo-hydrolase: protein MQVHHLNCGSMREVNPPAEAGLTPARVVNHCLLIETDGAGLVLVDAGFGTADIARSEETLGQTFLQRAEPVLDPSEIAVRQVEGLGYRADDVRHIVLTHLDLDHTGGLVDFPDATVHLHDAEYRVGMAATSQHPEHAIRRRPAHWAHRPHWATYSGQKGNSWFGFDALELDGLPEEIRLIPLAGHTEGHCAVAVHDGDKWLLHAGDAFYHHGEIDPENRWSLPGWEALEELTETDRPLRLGNHARLRELIRDHGDEVEVFSAHDPWPFERYAARISM from the coding sequence ATGCAGGTCCATCACCTCAACTGCGGTTCGATGCGAGAGGTCAATCCACCGGCGGAGGCCGGGCTGACGCCGGCGCGGGTCGTGAATCACTGCCTTCTCATCGAGACGGACGGGGCCGGGCTGGTGCTGGTCGACGCGGGCTTCGGTACGGCGGACATCGCCCGCAGCGAGGAAACTCTGGGGCAGACGTTCCTGCAACGGGCCGAACCCGTACTGGACCCCTCGGAGATCGCAGTGCGCCAGGTCGAGGGCCTCGGTTACCGCGCCGACGACGTACGGCACATCGTGCTCACCCATCTGGACCTGGACCACACCGGCGGCTTGGTCGACTTCCCGGACGCGACGGTCCACCTGCACGATGCGGAGTACCGAGTCGGTATGGCGGCGACAAGTCAGCATCCCGAGCACGCCATCCGTCGTCGCCCTGCGCACTGGGCTCATCGGCCGCACTGGGCCACTTACAGCGGCCAGAAAGGAAACTCCTGGTTCGGCTTCGACGCGCTCGAGTTGGACGGTCTGCCTGAGGAGATCCGGTTGATCCCGCTCGCCGGCCACACCGAGGGCCACTGTGCCGTGGCGGTCCACGACGGCGACAAGTGGCTGCTGCATGCGGGTGACGCCTTCTACCACCACGGCGAGATCGACCCGGAGAACCGATGGAGCCTGCCGGGTTGGGAGGCGCTGGAAGAGCTCACGGAAACCGACCGTCCGCTGCGGCTCGGCAATCATGCCAGGCTCCGGGAACTGATCCGGGACCACGGCGACGAGGTAGAGGTCTTCTCGGCGCACGATCCCTGGCCGTTCGAGCGCTACGCCGCCAGGATCAGCATGTGA
- a CDS encoding aldo/keto reductase, producing the protein MRSYQAADGRYERLEYRRAGDSGLDLPALSLGLWQKFGRDYPFETQREILLHAFDLGITHFDNANRYGPPHRAAEQVFGQVLRAELAPYRDELVLTTKAGNPIGPSPYLKGGSRKSLLVSLERSLRDLGTDYVDIFYHHRPDPSTPLEETVGALVSAVQQGKALYVGISNYPTERAHEVAGLLRAAGVPLLVHQPRYSIFDRTPETSGLLKLAAEDGFGLVAYSPLAQGLLTDKYLDGTIPAGARAAASAFLSPDQIDDVYRERATALNDLARERGQSLAQLALQWVLRQPQVTTALIGASSTAQLDHNLAALDFPALTDEELARIDQHGIHGTGQRQ; encoded by the coding sequence ATGCGGAGCTATCAGGCGGCGGACGGACGGTACGAGCGGCTGGAGTATCGGCGGGCGGGTGACTCCGGGCTGGATCTGCCGGCGTTGTCGCTGGGCCTGTGGCAGAAGTTCGGCCGCGACTACCCGTTCGAGACGCAGCGGGAGATCCTGCTGCACGCCTTCGATCTCGGCATCACGCACTTCGACAACGCGAACCGGTACGGGCCGCCGCACCGGGCCGCGGAGCAGGTGTTCGGACAGGTGCTGCGGGCGGAGTTGGCGCCGTACCGCGACGAACTTGTCCTGACCACGAAGGCCGGCAACCCGATCGGCCCGAGCCCTTATCTCAAAGGCGGTTCGCGCAAGTCGCTGCTGGTGTCGCTCGAGCGCAGCCTGCGGGACCTCGGCACGGATTACGTCGACATCTTCTACCATCACCGCCCGGATCCGTCGACACCGCTCGAGGAGACCGTGGGTGCGTTGGTGAGCGCGGTCCAGCAGGGCAAGGCGTTGTACGTCGGCATCTCGAACTACCCGACCGAGCGCGCGCACGAGGTCGCCGGGCTGCTGCGGGCGGCCGGCGTACCGCTGCTGGTCCATCAGCCGCGGTACTCGATCTTCGACCGGACCCCGGAGACGAGCGGGCTGCTCAAGCTCGCTGCCGAGGACGGGTTCGGACTGGTTGCCTACAGCCCCCTTGCGCAGGGTCTGCTCACCGACAAGTACCTCGACGGCACGATCCCGGCCGGCGCCCGGGCCGCGGCCAGCGCGTTCCTGTCACCGGACCAGATCGACGACGTCTACCGTGAACGCGCGACCGCGCTGAACGATCTCGCCCGCGAGCGCGGCCAGTCCTTGGCCCAGCTCGCTCTGCAATGGGTACTGCGTCAGCCGCAGGTGACCACTGCCCTGATCGGGGCGAGCTCGACCGCCCAACTCGACCACAACCTCGCCGCCCTCGACTTCCCGGCCCTCACCGACGAGGAGCTGGCTCGCATCGACCAGCACGGCATCCACGGCACCGGCCAACGCCAATGA
- a CDS encoding sugar phosphate isomerase/epimerase family protein yields MTFRLAAAEMTLPGDTLEEKFSFVRSVGFDGIELSARGDGIFGSRVDELRRARDAGVQMPTAVVHMDHFIGDFDADRRRDAIEQLKIQLSTIAAAGGTGIVSPHAFGLFSRRLPPFVPPRSVEDSRAALVEALREVGEHGESVGAKVYLEPLNRFEDFVINQLADATSVVEEAGSPGVMITADTFHMSIEEAHVGESIRQAGSSIGHVQLGDSNRLEPGAGHYDWPETLDALEAIGYNGWLAMECGLSGPVDQVLPKVAKLLSR; encoded by the coding sequence ATGACGTTCCGGCTGGCGGCCGCGGAGATGACACTGCCCGGCGACACGTTGGAGGAGAAGTTCAGCTTCGTCCGGTCGGTGGGCTTCGACGGGATCGAACTGTCGGCCCGTGGTGACGGAATCTTCGGATCCCGGGTGGACGAACTGCGGCGGGCTCGCGATGCCGGCGTACAGATGCCGACCGCGGTCGTGCACATGGACCACTTCATCGGCGACTTCGACGCGGACCGGCGCCGGGATGCGATCGAGCAGCTGAAGATCCAGTTGAGCACGATCGCTGCAGCCGGCGGGACGGGGATCGTCTCGCCGCATGCCTTCGGGCTGTTCTCGCGGCGGTTGCCTCCGTTCGTGCCGCCGCGGTCGGTCGAGGACTCCCGTGCCGCGCTGGTCGAGGCGCTCCGGGAGGTGGGTGAACACGGCGAGTCGGTGGGCGCGAAGGTCTACCTGGAACCGTTGAACCGGTTCGAGGACTTCGTCATCAACCAACTCGCCGATGCGACCTCCGTGGTGGAAGAGGCCGGATCCCCCGGGGTGATGATCACGGCGGACACCTTCCACATGTCGATCGAAGAAGCTCACGTCGGTGAGTCGATCAGGCAGGCCGGTTCGTCGATCGGGCATGTCCAGCTCGGCGACAGCAACCGGCTGGAGCCCGGCGCCGGCCACTACGACTGGCCGGAGACCCTGGACGCGCTGGAGGCCATCGGCTACAACGGCTGGCTGGCGATGGAATGCGGCCTCAGCGGCCCCGTCGACCAGGTCCTCCCGAAGGTGGCCAAGCTGCTGTCCCGCTGA
- a CDS encoding zinc-binding dehydrogenase, producing the protein MPDLDRTPEPDEVLIRTLYSGISAGTELTAYRGSNPYLNKRWDDDSRLFVDGDTSISYPVDGWGYEEVGEVVSLGSDAAGVSVGDVVWGTWGHRTHTVKKASWAAGRILDATVDPQIGIFSQIGAIALNLVLDADIHIGETVAVFGLGVPGQLAAQLARLNGGRVIAVDNLPARRSLALELGAEVALDPADGGIAERIRELTDGRGADVCLEVSGNYRALHEAVRSVAYSSRVCVAGFMQGEGAGLRLGEEFHHNRVALICSQISGVAPSLQHRWNYDRLARTAIQLAAEKRLNVTDLITHTVPMAQAADAFRMLDERPEEALQVVLSFDEEVTA; encoded by the coding sequence GTGCCAGACCTCGACCGTACGCCGGAACCCGACGAGGTCCTGATCCGCACTCTGTACTCCGGTATCTCCGCGGGCACCGAGCTCACAGCGTACCGCGGCAGCAACCCCTATCTGAACAAGCGCTGGGACGACGACTCCCGGCTCTTCGTCGACGGCGACACCTCGATCAGCTACCCGGTCGACGGGTGGGGCTACGAGGAGGTCGGCGAGGTCGTGTCGCTGGGCTCGGACGCCGCGGGCGTGTCGGTCGGCGATGTGGTCTGGGGAACCTGGGGGCATCGCACCCACACGGTCAAGAAGGCATCGTGGGCCGCTGGGCGGATCCTCGACGCCACCGTCGATCCGCAGATCGGCATCTTCAGCCAGATCGGCGCGATCGCGCTGAACCTCGTGCTGGATGCCGACATCCACATCGGGGAGACGGTCGCCGTCTTCGGTCTCGGCGTACCCGGGCAGTTGGCTGCGCAGCTGGCGCGGTTGAACGGCGGCCGGGTGATTGCCGTCGACAACCTTCCCGCACGTCGTTCGCTGGCGCTGGAGCTGGGAGCGGAGGTTGCGCTCGATCCCGCTGACGGTGGCATTGCCGAGCGGATCCGCGAGCTCACCGACGGGCGTGGTGCCGACGTGTGTTTGGAGGTATCGGGCAACTATCGCGCTCTGCACGAGGCGGTTCGGTCGGTTGCGTACAGCTCGCGGGTCTGCGTTGCCGGCTTCATGCAGGGCGAGGGCGCCGGGCTGCGGTTGGGCGAGGAGTTCCATCACAACCGGGTGGCGCTGATCTGCTCGCAGATCAGCGGGGTCGCGCCGTCCCTGCAGCATCGGTGGAACTACGACCGGCTCGCGCGGACAGCGATCCAGCTCGCCGCCGAGAAGCGGCTGAACGTGACCGACCTGATCACCCACACCGTGCCGATGGCGCAGGCCGCGGACGCATTCCGGATGCTCGACGAGCGCCCGGAGGAGGCACTACAGGTGGTACTCAGCTTCGACGAGGAGGTGACCGCATGA
- a CDS encoding carbohydrate ABC transporter permease, which yields MIDLPVAVSSRSRSEERLEFRRHVVRRSTGLAVRHLVLVLMAALTLFPVVLIISTALKTPQDVRSDPFGLFSSFSFENLRSAWTVGRFSSYLLDSLLLTVPSTIVVIVISTMAGYAFARLPFPGRTAIFYVVVLGLLVPFFTYMIPLYFQLRSMGLLDSLVGANLVLISTNLSFGTFFMRAFFSDLPEELEQAARIDGASESRIFAQVMMPLVSSGAAALAVFTFLSNWNNFLVPLLYLPSGKYRPLTAGLYNFTGGRSMDIGPLAAGTLITIVPVIVIFVVLQRQVTQGFMSGAVKG from the coding sequence ATGATCGACCTACCTGTCGCCGTCTCGAGTCGCAGCCGATCCGAGGAGCGCCTCGAGTTCCGTCGGCACGTCGTACGCCGGTCGACCGGACTCGCTGTCCGCCACCTGGTGCTCGTGCTGATGGCAGCCCTGACGCTGTTCCCAGTGGTGTTGATCATCTCCACGGCGCTGAAGACACCGCAGGACGTCCGCAGCGATCCGTTCGGTCTGTTCTCCTCGTTCTCGTTCGAGAACCTGCGCTCGGCCTGGACGGTGGGCCGGTTCAGCAGCTACCTGCTGGACAGTCTCCTGCTGACCGTTCCCAGCACGATCGTCGTGATCGTGATCTCCACGATGGCCGGCTACGCGTTCGCCCGGCTGCCGTTCCCCGGACGGACGGCGATCTTCTACGTCGTCGTCCTCGGTCTGCTGGTGCCGTTCTTCACCTACATGATTCCGCTGTACTTCCAGCTGCGGTCGATGGGACTGCTGGACAGCCTGGTCGGGGCCAACCTGGTGCTGATCTCGACCAACCTGTCGTTCGGCACGTTCTTCATGCGCGCGTTCTTCTCCGATCTGCCCGAGGAACTGGAGCAGGCCGCGAGGATCGACGGCGCCTCCGAGAGCCGCATCTTCGCGCAGGTGATGATGCCGCTGGTGAGCTCGGGTGCCGCGGCCCTGGCCGTCTTCACGTTTCTGAGCAACTGGAACAACTTCCTGGTCCCGCTGCTCTACCTGCCGAGCGGGAAGTACCGGCCGCTCACCGCCGGTCTGTACAACTTCACCGGCGGCCGCTCGATGGACATCGGGCCGCTGGCTGCCGGCACCTTGATCACCATCGTCCCGGTGATCGTGATCTTCGTCGTCCTGCAACGCCAGGTCACGCAGGGCTTCATGTCCGGCGCGGTCAAAGGCTGA
- a CDS encoding carbohydrate ABC transporter permease: MGAVSNVPAVTRRAQARLGILLALPVAIVTAVFFVFPMANALYYSVVDFDGLDPTPPFVGLRNFTEMFTDPATWHALGNNAIWIAIGTAAPMIIGLLVAVLIWSGRGGATYRLLFFLPFMLPGVAIGIVWGWIYDPVNGWINRVLNAIGLDGLSRGWLGDPKTAIFAVLATAIWATCGFVTMIILSALRNVDVELVDAARIDGANAGQRLWHILLPQIMPVFLMVLTLTLVGGFSVFDIIFIMTGGGPADATEVLGTYAYSSAFQLNRISYGTVLALLITVLAVPFTIMLNRLQRRLSLQGLGA, translated from the coding sequence ATGGGGGCCGTCAGCAACGTTCCGGCGGTCACCCGACGGGCCCAGGCGCGGCTCGGCATCCTGCTCGCGCTGCCGGTGGCGATCGTCACCGCGGTGTTCTTCGTCTTCCCGATGGCGAACGCGCTGTACTACTCGGTGGTCGATTTCGACGGCCTCGATCCGACCCCGCCGTTCGTCGGGCTGCGGAACTTCACCGAGATGTTCACCGACCCCGCGACCTGGCACGCCTTGGGCAACAACGCGATCTGGATCGCGATCGGCACCGCCGCGCCGATGATCATCGGGCTGCTGGTGGCAGTGCTGATCTGGTCAGGACGCGGCGGGGCGACGTACCGGTTGCTGTTCTTCCTGCCGTTCATGCTGCCCGGCGTGGCGATCGGGATCGTCTGGGGGTGGATCTACGACCCGGTCAACGGGTGGATCAACCGGGTGCTGAACGCGATCGGGCTCGACGGGTTGAGCCGCGGCTGGCTCGGTGACCCGAAGACCGCGATCTTCGCCGTCCTGGCGACCGCGATCTGGGCGACGTGCGGTTTCGTCACGATGATCATCCTGTCGGCACTCCGCAACGTGGACGTGGAACTGGTCGACGCGGCCCGGATCGACGGCGCGAACGCCGGCCAGCGGTTGTGGCACATCCTGTTGCCGCAGATCATGCCGGTCTTCCTGATGGTGCTGACACTCACGCTGGTCGGCGGGTTCAGCGTGTTCGACATCATCTTCATCATGACCGGCGGCGGGCCGGCCGACGCCACCGAAGTACTCGGGACGTACGCGTACTCGAGTGCGTTCCAGCTCAACCGGATCAGCTACGGCACCGTGCTGGCGCTGCTGATCACGGTCCTGGCGGTGCCGTTCACGATCATGCTGAACCGGCTGCAACGACGGCTGTCCCTGCAAGGACTGGGGGCGTGA
- a CDS encoding ABC transporter substrate-binding protein — protein MKKIAFVASAVLSTATLLATAACTGGAPGTGSEDVKQDTSGQQEIRYMIGQPEDPADLELIKSDLKTFETKNPGITVKLDVIPSENVRTVLQTQLRSGQGPDVFGYDTGPGFAGALAKAGLVYDLTKAYADKKWPIYDFAKKRVTFDGKIVGVPSQIEEVGVFYNKTLFAKYGIAEPKNLTELTAAAEKLKQNNVVPFAVSDKEGWQGGHLLSMSLSSAVGSKGMDDLLNGRTSWNTQPVVDSLAVWKDWNDKKLLTPSPTAVSYDNANALFYSGKAAMNPTGSWLALDIERNAKFDVGFIPFPAKDGAGIFSGGLGSGTFVSASTTKADASIKFLDYLLTPEHGRWAAEKLQDIPAYPIDTNGMTASPLFKQVLDDSAKIADGTGDFGYNIDVLTTDVFNNAMWKGIQGILSGQGDAAKVAAQLQSAYEKSAK, from the coding sequence ATGAAGAAGATCGCGTTCGTCGCCTCGGCCGTGCTGTCCACCGCAACGCTGCTCGCCACCGCGGCGTGCACCGGCGGTGCCCCCGGCACCGGCTCCGAGGACGTCAAGCAAGACACCAGCGGGCAGCAGGAGATCCGCTACATGATCGGCCAGCCCGAGGATCCCGCGGATCTCGAGCTGATCAAGTCCGACCTGAAGACGTTCGAGACCAAGAACCCGGGGATCACGGTGAAGCTCGACGTCATCCCGAGCGAGAACGTCCGCACCGTCCTGCAGACCCAGCTACGGTCGGGACAGGGACCGGATGTCTTCGGCTACGACACCGGACCGGGCTTCGCCGGCGCACTGGCCAAGGCCGGGCTGGTCTACGACCTGACCAAGGCGTACGCCGACAAGAAATGGCCCATCTACGACTTCGCCAAGAAGCGCGTCACGTTCGACGGCAAGATCGTCGGAGTACCGAGCCAGATCGAGGAGGTCGGCGTCTTCTACAACAAGACGCTGTTCGCGAAGTACGGGATCGCCGAACCGAAGAACCTCACCGAGCTGACCGCCGCGGCCGAGAAGCTGAAGCAGAACAACGTCGTACCGTTCGCCGTCAGCGACAAGGAAGGCTGGCAGGGCGGGCATCTGCTCAGCATGTCGCTGTCCAGTGCCGTCGGATCGAAGGGTATGGACGACCTGCTCAACGGCCGTACGTCGTGGAACACCCAGCCGGTCGTGGATTCGCTGGCCGTCTGGAAGGACTGGAACGACAAGAAGCTGCTGACGCCGTCGCCGACCGCGGTCAGCTACGACAACGCGAACGCGCTGTTCTACTCCGGCAAGGCCGCGATGAACCCGACCGGCAGCTGGCTGGCCCTGGACATCGAGCGGAACGCGAAGTTCGACGTCGGCTTCATCCCGTTCCCGGCCAAGGACGGTGCGGGCATCTTCAGCGGCGGTCTCGGCTCGGGCACCTTCGTGTCCGCGTCGACCACCAAGGCCGACGCCTCGATCAAGTTCCTGGACTACCTGCTCACCCCCGAGCACGGCCGGTGGGCCGCGGAGAAGCTGCAGGACATCCCGGCGTACCCGATCGACACGAACGGGATGACCGCGTCGCCGCTGTTCAAGCAGGTGCTGGACGACTCGGCCAAGATCGCCGACGGCACCGGTGACTTCGGGTACAACATCGACGTCCTGACCACCGACGTCTTCAACAACGCGATGTGGAAGGGGATCCAGGGCATCCTGAGCGGGCAGGGCGACGCGGCGAAGGTGGCCGCGCAACTCCAGTCGGCCTACGAGAAGTCGGCGAAGTAG
- a CDS encoding LacI family DNA-binding transcriptional regulator: MAPEVQAGTNGQPARPARLKDVAELAGVSLKTVTNVVHERQHVKAETRARVKAAIAELGYTPSLVGRQLQSGRSNIVALAVPRIDEPYLGALAHALIMAGERRGYAVFTDETGRSDEHELRAAAGYPGNSIDGVIYSPLAVDPGRLADMSRFTPMVLLGEHLSEGAADYVAIDNEQSARDVVRHLADGGRRRIAYIGGNPSRPLSVGQLRFRGVRAAVDELELETRDDWLLRCDRYSRETGAAMAEQLLPRIGEIDALICASDLLAIGAIRTFIEHQVRVPDDVAVIGWDNIVDGQYLSPSLSSVATDLDLLADRTFEALISRIEGNRDPARVYTVPHELVIRESSRSPI, encoded by the coding sequence ATGGCGCCCGAGGTTCAGGCCGGCACGAACGGTCAGCCTGCTCGTCCCGCGCGGCTCAAGGACGTCGCCGAGCTGGCCGGGGTCTCGCTGAAGACCGTGACGAACGTCGTCCACGAGCGGCAGCACGTGAAGGCCGAGACCCGGGCCCGGGTGAAGGCCGCGATCGCCGAGCTGGGCTACACCCCGTCGCTGGTCGGGCGGCAGTTGCAGAGCGGACGCAGCAACATCGTCGCGCTTGCCGTCCCGCGGATCGACGAGCCGTACCTCGGTGCGCTGGCGCACGCCCTGATCATGGCCGGCGAACGGCGCGGGTACGCCGTCTTCACCGACGAGACCGGACGCAGCGACGAGCATGAGCTCCGCGCCGCGGCCGGGTATCCGGGCAACAGCATCGACGGCGTGATCTACAGCCCGCTGGCCGTGGACCCGGGGCGGTTGGCCGACATGAGCCGGTTCACCCCGATGGTGCTGCTCGGCGAACACCTGAGCGAGGGCGCGGCCGACTACGTCGCGATCGACAACGAGCAGTCCGCGCGGGACGTCGTACGGCACCTGGCCGATGGGGGACGACGGCGGATCGCCTACATCGGCGGCAATCCCTCCAGGCCGTTGAGCGTGGGCCAGCTACGGTTCCGAGGCGTCCGGGCAGCCGTGGACGAGCTCGAGCTGGAAACGCGGGACGACTGGCTGCTCCGGTGCGACCGCTACTCGCGGGAGACGGGCGCGGCGATGGCCGAGCAGCTGCTGCCTCGGATCGGGGAGATCGACGCCCTGATCTGCGCGAGCGACCTGCTCGCCATCGGTGCCATCCGGACCTTCATCGAGCACCAGGTCCGGGTCCCCGACGACGTCGCGGTGATCGGCTGGGACAACATCGTCGACGGTCAGTACCTGTCGCCCAGCCTGAGCAGCGTCGCGACCGATCTCGACCTGCTGGCCGACCGGACGTTCGAGGCCCTGATCAGCCGGATCGAGGGCAACCGCGACCCGGCCCGCGTCTACACCGTCCCGCACGAACTCGTCATCCGCGAGTCGAGCCGGAGCCCGATCTGA
- a CDS encoding RNA polymerase sigma factor, translating into MADGDTTDMVRELYEGCYRRLVGQLFAICGDLGEAEDAVQEAFVRAVEKPRRFAQLDNPEAWLRTVALNAVRRRYRRATRFHGLFARAGLPEDTMTGLSADRVALVDALRQLPYEQREAIVLHHIVDLPVREIAVQLRVPEGTVKARLSRGRAGLAPLIHEFADDAEEVNHV; encoded by the coding sequence ATGGCTGACGGCGACACGACGGACATGGTGCGCGAGCTTTATGAGGGGTGTTACCGGCGCCTGGTCGGGCAACTGTTCGCGATCTGTGGGGACCTGGGCGAGGCCGAGGACGCGGTCCAGGAGGCCTTCGTCCGGGCCGTCGAGAAACCGCGGCGGTTCGCCCAGCTCGACAACCCGGAGGCGTGGCTGCGCACGGTCGCGCTGAACGCCGTACGCCGGCGCTACCGTCGCGCGACGCGGTTCCACGGGTTGTTCGCCCGCGCAGGTCTGCCCGAGGACACGATGACCGGTCTGTCCGCGGACCGGGTCGCGCTGGTCGACGCCCTGCGACAGCTCCCGTACGAACAGCGCGAGGCGATCGTGCTGCATCACATCGTCGACCTGCCGGTGCGCGAGATCGCCGTACAGCTGCGGGTTCCGGAGGGGACGGTCAAGGCACGCCTGTCCCGGGGCAGGGCCGGTCTGGCTCCACTGATCCACGAGTTCGCCGACGACGCCGAGGAGGTCAACCATGTCTGA